The Tessaracoccus aquimaris sequence TCGGAGGCCGACGCGAGCCGCCCGAAGGCTCGGGCAAGGCCAGTCAGCGTGGTCGCGAATGCGGGGGCGCCGCATCCGTCGGCGACCGGGTCGCCGACCGGTTCGCCGGTGAACTCGGCGAGCGCCGCACGCGCCGCGACCTGCAGCGGATGGGTGGGGGAGAGGTAGTCGTCAGTGGACCAGCCGGCCCGCACGCAGGTGCGCAGCATGCCCGCGTGCTTGCCGGAGCAGTTGTGGGCAAGCGGCTCCCTGCCGTGCCCTCCGCGCACCCAGTCGATCAACGCGCCCTCGTCGCCAGGCAGGCTCGCGGTGTTCTGGAGGTCGTCGACGGTGAGCCCGCAGTCCGCCAGGATCGCCGCCGCGGCGGCGCGGTGGAAGTCCTCGCCGGAGTGGGAGGCGCCCACCAGCGCCAGTTCGGCGCCGACCACATCGAGCCCGATGCGCAGCATTCCGATCGCCTGCAGCGGCTTGACGGCGGATCGCGGCAGCGTCGCGGACGTCACGTCTCCGACGCTGAGGCGCACCGCCCCGTCGGCGCCGAGCACCACGAGCGAGCCGCGGTGCTGTGACTCCAGATAGTCCCCCCGCCAGACCTCGGCGAGCACGGGTTCCACGACGTTGACCATGCGCACGACACTACTGCCCGCCCCATCTGAGGTGGACGCGGGCCTTGGACGATGGGCTAGAGTGTGTGCAGGTTCCTCGCGCGGCGGTATCTCGCCCAACTCCCCCAGGGTCGGAAGGCAGCAAGGGTAAGTGAGCTCTTCCGGGTGCGCGAGGGGCCCTTTTTCTTTCCTCGCGAAGTGTCGGCGAGCTGAATTAGGGTGAAACGCGTGGACGACGAGTACGACGAGGACGAGTACGGCCCGATCGAGGAGGGCACCGGATCGGCCGACCTTCCCGGTTTCGAACCGATGGAGGGCCCCGGTCTTTTCGACGATCCGGCACCCGAACCCGAGCCGGATGAACAGACCGGTCCCGGCCTGTTCGCCGACGACGAGTCGAGCGATCCCGAGCCCGAGGCCGTGCCTGCCGAGGTGCGGGAGCCGGCCCTGGTCGCCCCGACCCCCCAGGCGCGCGCCCCTCGCGCAGCCTCGACCCCGGACGCCCCACTCGCGCTGTACCGGCGCTACCGCCCCGACACCTTCGCCGACGTCATCGGGCAGGAGCACGTCACTGTCCCGCTGCAGCGGGCGCTGACCAACAACCGCGTCAACCACGCGTACCTGTTCTCCGGTCCGCGCGGCTGCGGCAAGACCACCTCCGCCCGCATCCTTGCGCGCTGCCTCAACTGCGAGCAGGGCCCGACGGCCACGCCCTGCGGCCAGTGCAACTCCTGCGTCGACCTGGCCCGTGGCGGCCCCGGCTCCATCGACGTCATCGAGATCGACGCCGCGTCGCACGGCGGTGTCGACGATGCGCGCGACCTGCGCGAGCGCGCCTACTTCGCCCCGGTCGCCAGCCGCTACAAGATCTACATCATCGACGAGGCCCACATGGTGACCCCGCAGGGCTTCAACGCCCTGCTGAAGTTGGTGGAGGAGCCTCCGCCGCACACGAAGTTCATCTTCGCGACGACCGAGCCGGAGAAGGTGATCGGCACCATCCGGTCCCGCACGCACCACTACCCCTTCCGGCTGGTGCCGCCGAAGGTGCTCGGGGACTATCTCACCCAGATCTGCGAGACCGAGGGCGTCGCCGTCGATCACGCGTCCATCCCGCTGGTCGTCAGGGCCGGTGCCGGGTCGGTGCGCGACTCGTTGTCCGTGCTCGACCAGTTGCTCGGCGGCGCCGGCGATGAGGGCGTCAGCTACACGCAGGCCGCCGCTCTGCTCGGCTACACCCCCGACGCGCTGCTCGACGAGATCATGGACGCCTTCGCCGCCGGCGACGCTGCGGGAGTGTTCCGCACGATCGACAAGGTGATCGAGGTCGGCCAGGACCCGCGCCGGTTCGCCGAGGACCTGCTGCGCAGGCTCCGCGACCTCGTGATCCTCGCGGCCGTCCCAGAGGCCGCCACCAACGGCATCCTCGACGTCGCCGCGGACCAGGCCCAACGCCTGCAGACCCAGGTCGCCGGGATGGGGTCGGGCGAACTGACCCGCGCCGCCGAGGTGATCGCGACGGGCCTGACGGAGATGCGTGGCACCACGGCGCCCCGCCTGCACCTCGAACTGATGTGCTCACGGGTGCTGCTGCCGGGCGCCGACACCAACGAGCGAGGTCTGCACGCCCGAATGGACCGCCTCGAGCGGCGCGTCGGGATGATGGGCGACGGGGCGCCCGCGCCCGTCGAACAGTGGGCCGACGTCCCCGAGCGCCCCGCGCGGCCGAGGCAGGCGGAGGCCAGCCCCGCGGCCGAGCCGGAGCCCTCGCGTCGCCCCGCGGAACAGGCGGCGCCGGAGCCCCCCACTCAGCGTCCATCCGAGGCTGCCGAGACCCAGCGCCCCTCGGGCGCGGCCCCGCAGCAGCGCCCTGCACCCGAGCAGCCGCCCACAGAGTCGCCCCGGCAGCGCCCTGCCGGTGAGGCCCCCCAGCAGCGCTCCGCTGGCGAAGCCCCGCAGCAGCGCCCCGCGGGCCAGGCTCCGCAGCAGCGCCCCGCAGGCACCGCCCCGGGGCAGGCTCCGGCCGAGCCGAAGCCCGAGCAGGCCCGGCCCGCACCGGCCGCCGCGCCGTCGGGGCACCTCACCGCCGCCGAGTTGAGGCGCGTGTGGCCCAACGTGCTGGACGAGGTCAAGCGTCGTCGCCGCTTCACCCACATGCTGCTCGCGCAGCACGCCCAGGTGATCGACGTCGCCGACGGCGCCCTGACGCTCGGCTTCTCCGGCCCCGGCCCGAAGGAGAACTTCGGCTCGGGCGGCAGCATCGACGTGCTCGTCGACTCGTTGATCGAGGTGATCGGGGTCGAGTTGCGCGTCAACCCGATCGTCTCGGGCGACGCCCCGGCCGAGGCCGTGCAGCAGCAGCGCCCCTCCGGTGCGCCGGTCGCCCAGCCGAGCCCGCCCGAGCCGCGCCAGCAGGCCGCCACACCGGAGCCAGCGTCGCGGTCCACCGAGCCGGAGGTGTCCAACGACGACGAGGTGCTCGACCCGACCAACAATGCAGAGGAACTGCTCAGCAGCACCTTCGCCGCCGAGCTCATCTCGGTGCGTGAGGCCGACGAGCGCTGAGCCGCTCATATGCTGGGCCAAGACGAAACAGGAGAAACAGATGTTTGGTGACTTTGATCTCAACGCGCTGATGCAGCAGGCGCAGAAGCTGCAGGACGACATGGAGCGCGCCCAGAGCGAGCTGTCGGAGAAGGAGTTCACCGCCTCGGCGGGCGGCGACCTCGTCACCGTCACGATGAACGGCAAGGGCGAGCTCCTGCAGGTCGCGATCTCGCCCGACGCGTGCGACCCCGATGACACCGAGACGCTCTCGGCGCTGATCATCGCCGCCTTCCGCTCCGCCAAGGCCCAGGCCGACGCCGCGATGGCGGCCGCGATGCCCGAGATGCCCCAGATTCCGGGAATGTGAGGCAGGCCCACCCGTGTATGAAGGGCCGATCCAGGACCTGATCGACGAGCTGAGCCGCCTGCCCGGCATCGGGCCGCGCGGCGCGCAGCGGATCGCGTTCTATCTCCTCGACGCACCCGACGAGGACGTCTTCGCGCTCGCGGACACGCTTCGCCGGGTCAAGGAGGCGTCGCGCTTCTGCGAGGTGTGCTTCAACATCTCCCAGGAGGAACGCTGCCGCGTCTGCCGCGACCCGCGCCGCGACCGCACCCAGTTGTGCGTCGTCGAGGAGTCGAAGGACGTGGTGGCCATCGAGCGGACCAACGAGTTCCGTGGCCTCTACCACGTGCTCGGCGGCTCCATCTCGCCGATCGACGGCCGTGGCCCCGCAGACCTGCACACGCGCGAACTGTTCCAGCGACTCGCAGACGGCGAGGTCCAGGAGGTCATCCTGGCCACCGACCCAGACACGCAGGGCGAGGCGACCGCCGCCTACCTGAGCCGGATGCTGCGCGACTTCGGCGTGCGCGTCACCCGCCCCGCGAGCGGACTGCCGGTCGGCGGCGACCTCGAGTACGCCGACCAGGTGACGCTCGGTCGCGCCTTCGAGGGCCGCAGGGCCATGTTCGAGCCCGCCGGCTGAGCGCCATGGTGCAGATCCCGCCGTCGTTCGTCGCGACGGTCGCCGGGCGCGCCCCCGACCCCAGATACGGCATCTCCGGCGACTACTGGCTCCAGCGTCTCCCCACGTTGATCGACGCATCTCTGACGCGCTGGGACCTCACCCCCGACGGCGCCGCGTGGCACGGCGAGTGCGCGATCGTGGTGCCCGTCATCGACGGCGACGGCACTCCGCTCGCCCTGAAGCTCACGTGGCCACACGTCGAGGCAGCGGAGGAGCACCTGGCGCTGCGCCTCTGGGCCGGCGACGGCGCCGTCCGACTCGTCGCAGCAGCGCCGCACCACTTCGCGATGCTGCTGGAGCGACTGCACGACCGGTCGCTGACGACGACCTCCATCCTTGAGGCGAGCGAGGAGATCGGCCGGCTGATGGTGCAACTGGACCGTCCCGCCACCCCCCAGTTCGACAGCCTGGCGGCGCGGGCCGAGCGCTGGCGCGGCAAGCTCTCCGCCCCGTGCGACCTGGTCCCGAGGCGCCTGCGTGAGCAGGCGGCAGGCTGGCTCGACGACCTGCTTGTCACCCCCGGCGACCGCCTCGTGCACGAGGACCTGCACGACTCGAACGTGCTGGCCGCAGACCGGCAGCCCTGGCTCGCGATCGATCCGAAACCGGTCGCGGGGGAGTGGGCGTACGCGGTCGCACCGATCGTCTGGAACCGGCCCGACGCCGCCGCCCGCGCCGCGAGCCTCCGCACCCACGTCCGGTTGCGGGCCGAGATCGTGGCCGACACGGCGGGCCTCGACCTGGAACGCGTCGGTGCCTGGACGCTGTTCCGGCTCGTCCTCAACGCCGTCGACGCCGCCGAGTTCGCCCCCGCCTCGGACGAGTTCCGCGGCCGGATGATCGCGCTCGCGAAGGCGTTCACCGACCCCCTCGTCTGACGGCGCCCGCCCGACGGTCCGCGGTGGGACCGGTCTGGCGTTGAGCAGCATTCACTGATCGACGGCGCTTCAGGGCGTGTTGAACGTTCAAGGTCGAATCGAACGCGGATTGCTGCTCAACGCCAAGCCGTCCCCAGGGTTTCCTCTCTTCCGCTTGTCGGCGGCGAGTCCTAGAGTTTCGTCCGCGGGCCGGTTCGGCCCCAGACGAAAGGTGACATCCATGTCCATCCTGCTCAACCCTTACCTCGCCCTCGACGGCACCTGCCGCCAGGCCATGGAGTTCTACCAGTCGGTCCTCGGCGGCGACCTGTCCGTGATGACCTTCGGCGAGGCGCAGGGCGGTGCCGAGTTCCCCGGCTCCGACCGCGTGATGCACTCCAGCCTGACCACCGACGACGGCATGGTCATCTTCGCTAGCGACACCATGGAGGGCATGCCCCAGACCCAGGGCGACACCGTCGCCGTGTCCATCTCCGGCGACGACGACCGGCTCGCAGGCTTCTTCGCCAAGCTCTCCGAGGGTGGCCAGCCGGTTGTCCCCTTCGAGAAGCAGATGTGGGGCGACGTCTACGGCATGGTGCGCGACCAGTTCGGTGTGCTCTGGCACGTCAACCAACTCGGCCAGCAGTGAACCCATGACTGTCGGGCACGGGCGGTAGGGTCACTCGGGTGCCAGAACCTGTGATCACCGCCCGCGGCCTGACGAAGCGCTACGGCGACGTCGTCGCGGTCGACGGGATCGACTTCGAGATCCCGCGGGGCGAGTCGTTCGGTTTCCTCGGGCCGAACGGCGCCGGGAAGTCGACCACGATGCGGATGATCGCCGCGACCTCGACCCCCACCGCGGGAAGCCTGACGGTGCTGGGGATGGACACCGCGCACCACGGCCCGGAGATCCGCGCGCAACTCGGCATCGTTCCGCAGGGCGACCTGCTCGACGAGGAGTTGCGGGTCATCGACAACCTGATCGTCTACGGTCGTTACTTCGCCCTGCCTCGGGCGTACGTGAAGGAGCGGGCCGAGCAACTGCTGGACTTCGCCCAACTCCGCGAGAAGCGCACGGCCCGCGTCGACGGGCTCTCCGGGGGCATGAAGCGGCGGCTCACCATCGCCCGAGGGCTTATCAACAACCCGCGCATCATGCTGCTCGACGAACCCACAACGGGGCTCGACCCGCAGGCAAGGCACATCCTCTGGGACCAGCTCTTCCGGCTCAAGGAAGAGGGCACGACGCTCGTGGTCACGACCCACTTCATGGACGAGGCCGAGCAACTGTGCGACCGGCTCGTCGTCGTCGACCACGGCAGGATCGTGGCCGAAGGGTCCCCGTCCAGCCTGATCCGCCAGTACTCGACGCGCGAGGTGGTGGAGGTGCGCTTCGGGTCGGGTCGCAACGACGCCGCCGCCGCGGACCTCCAGGGGGTCGGCAGCCGCATCGATGTGCTCGCCGACCGGGTCCTCATCTACGACGACAACGGGGAGCACGCGCTGCAGGCCGTCCTCGACCGGGGCCTGACGCCGATCACCTCGCTCGTGCGAAGGTCCTCCCTGGAGGACGTGTTCCTGCGGCTCACCGGCAGGAGCCTGATCGAATGAGCGCCACGCGCGTCGTCGACTCGGGAAAGGCAGCCGACGCCGGACGGGTCCGCCTGCTCGGCTGGTGGGCAGTCGTCGAGTACCGACTCTGCATCCTGCGCGCCTTCCTCCCGTCGATCCTGCTGATCGCCGTCGGGTCGCCGATCCTGTACCTGCTCGGGCTCGGCGCGGGCCTCGGGGTCCTCGTCGACGGCGGGAAGGGCATCGAGGGCGTGGACTACCTGACGTTCGTCGCCCCCGCGCTGGTGATGGCGACGGCCATGCAGGCCTCGGCGCAGGAGAACACCTTCGGGGTGTTCGGCGGCTTCAAGTGGTCCAACTCCTTCACCGCGATGCGGCTCACCCCCATCAGCCCGGCCCAGATGGCGCTCGGCTTCCAGGTCTCGGTGCTCGCCCGGGTGATCCCCGTGATGGGGTTCTACATCGTGATGCTCTGGATCTTCCGGATCGGCAACCCCCTCGGGGCGCTGGCGCTGATTCCGATTGGTGCCCTCCTGTCGCTCGCCGCCGGGTTCGCGGTGATGGCGTGGGTGTCGACGCAGAAGGACGACCGCGGCCAACTCTCGTTCATCGACCGCTTCGTGATCGTCCCCCTGACGCTGTTCTCAGGCACCTACTTCCCGCTCGAGACGCTGCCCGGATACCTGCAGCCGATCGGCTGGATCTCGCCGCTCTGGCACGCCTCGGAGTTGGGCCGCGGGGCGCTCTACGGGGCGCCGATCGGGCCGGCAATGACGGCGGTGCACCTCGGGTTCCTCGCCGCGCTTGCCTGCGTGGGCTGCTGGCTGTCGGTGGGCACCTTCCGGAGGAGGTTGGACGATTGAGTGACACGATCCAGGCGCCGTCGCCCCGCGTGCCCAAGGCGCTCAGAGGCATCTACGCCGGCAACACCCGTTCCGTCGTGGCTCGGGGGCTCAAGGTGGTCGCCCGCAACAACTACCTCGTGGTGCTGACGGGCTTCTTCGAGCCGGTGTTCTACCTGCTCTCGATGGGCCTCGGGCTCGGCGCCCTGATCGGTGGGGTGCAGTTCTACGGGCATGAGGTGAACTACGCCGCCTACATCGCGCCGGCGCTGATGGCCGTCTCCGCCATGAATGGTGCGCTGTACGACTCGACGAGCAACGTCTTCTTCCGGATGCGCTACGGCAAGATCTACGACCAGATGCTGTCGACGTCGCTCGGCCCGATGGACGTGGCGCTCGGCGAGATCATCATGGCGCTGTTCCGGGGGCTGCTGTACGCGTCGGCGTTCATGGTCGTCACGACTCTGCTCGGCCTGAACCTGTCCTGGACGGCGATCCTCGCGATCCCGGCCGCCCTGATCGTCGCGTTCGGTTTCGCGGCGGTCGGGCTGACGGCGACGAGCTTCATGAAGGGCTTCCAGCACCTCGACCTGGTCTTCTTCGTGATGCTGCCGATGTTCCTGCTCTCTGCCACCTTCTTCCCCATCGAGGTGTACCCGGAGACGGTGCAGTGGATCATCAAGGCGCTGCCCCTGTGGCACGCCGTCGACATGATCCGGCAACTCACCACCGGCCTGATCCAGCCCTCCATCTGGGGCCACCTTGCCTACTTCGCCGTGATGATCCTGCTCGGCGTCACGCTGGCGACCCGCCGGCTGAAGGCGCTGTTCCTGCGCTGACGTCGTCGTCGAGGCGGTCCTCCAGGGCGAGAGTCAACCGCTCCAGGGACTCGACGAGGACGCGGCGTTCGGCTGGGGACCAGTCGCTCAGCACGTCGCCGAACAGCGCGCGGGCGGCGTCGAGGCCGGACTCGAGGGCGTGGACTCCGTCCCTGGTCACGCTGATGATCGCGACGCGACCGTCCTGCGGGTCGGCGGCCCGCGAGACCAGGCCGGCCCGCTCAAGGCGCGCGACCTGCGACGTCATGGTCGACCGGTCGACCGCCTGCCAGTGGGCCAGTTGCGAGACCCGGCTCGGACCCTCCGCGGCAAGGTGGCGCAGCAGCCAGCCGTCGGTGGGGGTGAGGCGCGCGTCGTGGCCGTGCAGCGTCCGTTGCAGGTGGCCTCTCGACGCCAAACGGGTGATGTCGGCGAACACCACGCGTAGCCTGTCAGTCATCTCGATGACGTCGCGGTCCATTCCGTTACGCCCCTCTGCAGCATCGCATGTGGTTGGTACAATCAAACTATATCCGCATCCGACAACCGGCGTTGCGCAGGACCTGCTGACGACGCCACAAGGTAGGAAACATGGCCGAGTCAGCCTCGCTGGCCGTCACACAAGCCGACCCGACGCTGATCCCGGCCGAACAGGTCGCGCTGGAGGCGCAGGTCGATCCCGAGATCGGCCTCACGGCCGCCGAGGCGGCCGCCAGATTGGAGCGCTACGGGCCGAACCAGTTGACGGCCGGGGCCACCGAGCCCGCCTGGAAGCGGATGCTGAAGCAGTTCGCCGATCCGCTGGTCTACCTGCTGCTCGCGGCGATCGCCATCTCGCTGATCGCCTGGGCCGCTGAGGGCGCGGCGGGCGTTCCCGTCGACGCCATCGTCATCGCCCTGATCGTGATCGCCAACGCGGTGATCGGCTTCGTGCAGGAGAACAAGGCGGAGGACGCCGTCGCGGCGCTCGCCGACATGACGGCCGCCCACTCCACGGTGCTGCGCGACGGCAAACTGGTCGACCTCGAGTCGGCGGGCATCGTGCCGGGCGACATCCTGGTGCTGTCCGAGGGCGACGCCGTCGGGGCCGACGCGCGGCTGCTGACCGCCTCGTCGCTGCGCGTCCAGGAGGCGTCGCTGACCGGCGAGTCCGAGGCCGTCACCAAGGACGTGGCCGCGCTGACCTCACAGGTGCAACTGGGTGACCGCCTCAACATGGTCTACAAGGGCACCGCAGTGGCCCGAGGCGTCGGCCGCGCCGTCGTCACGGGCACCGGCATGGACACCGAGATGGGCCACATCGCGACCCTTCTCGACCAGACGAAGGGCGACAAGTCCCCCCTCGAACTCGAGATCGCCAAGATCTCCAAGGTCCTCGGCCTGCTCGTCATCGTCATCGCGGTCGTCGTGATGGCGGCGGTCGCGCTGATCAACGGGGTCCGCTCGGTCGGCGACGCCGTCGACATCCTGCTGATGGGTGTCTCGCTCGCGGTCGCGGCCGTCCCGGAAGGGCTCCCGGCGATCCTGTCTCTCGTGCTCGCCATCGGTGTGCGGATGCTCGCAGGCCGAAACGCCGTCATGAAGGACCTGCATTCGGTCGAGACCCTCGGCGCGGTCAGCGTGATCTGCTCCGACAAGACGGGCACCCTCACCAAGAACGAGATGACGCTGCGGGAGATCGTCACAGCCTCGGGGCGGGTCAGGCTCTCCGGCATCGGGTACGAGCCGACCGGAGAGGTCCGCCTGGTCGGCAGGGGCGAAGAGGTGATGGCGGAGGTGCACCGGGTGATCGGCGCGGGCGTGCTCGCCAACAACGCCCAACTGGAACACGTCGGCGGCCAGTGGCAGATCCAGGGCGATCCGACCGAGGCGGCCTTCCTGGTGGCCGAGCGGAAGATCGAGGGCGTCGGGGATCTGCTTGCGCAGTACCAGCGCGTGGGCGAGGCCCCGTTCGACTCGGAGCGCAAGCTGATGTCGGTGCTTGGCCACAACCCTGAGCTCGGCATGTCGCACGTCTTCACCAAGGGCGCCCCGGACGTGCTGCTCGAGCGGTGCGTCGAGGAGCAGGTCGGGGGAGAGGCGCACGCCCTGACCGATCAGCGACGCGCGGAGATCTCCGGCCAGATCGTCGACCTGAGCGAGGAGGGCTACCGGACGCTGGGCGTCGCGTGGCGCGAGGCGGAGGACCTCGACGCCGAGGGAGGCTTCGACGAGGAGTCCGAGCATGACCTGGTCTGGGCCGGGTTCGTCGGCATCATCGACCCGCCGCGCGAGGAGGCGACCGCAGCGATCAAGGACGCGCACCGTGCGGGCATCCGCACCGTCATGATCACGGGCGACCACCCCGTCACCGCCGCCAAGATCGCCTCCGACCTCGGCATCGTCGAGGGCGACGACCACCCCCGAGCGGTGACCGGCCGCGAGTTGGACGCGCTCGACGACGAGGGGTGGCGCGAGACGGTGCGTACCGTCTCGGTGTACGCCCGCGTCTCGCCCGAGCACAAACTGCGGATCGTCGACGCGCTGCAGGAGCAGCGGCAGATCGTCTCGATGACAGGTGACGGCGTCAACGACGCACCTGCGCTCAAGTCGGCCGACATCGGCATCGCGATGGGCATCACGGGCACGGAGGTCACCAAGGAGGCCGCCGAGATGATCCTCGGCGACGACAACTACTCCACCATCGTCGCCGCGGTGCGCCAGGGTCGCGTCATCTACGACAACATCAAGAAGTTCATCCGATACCTGCTCAGCTCCAACATGGGCGAGGTCGCCACCGTCTTCCTCGGCGTGGTGCTCGGTGGTGTGATCGGGCTGGCCGACCCCGGTAACCCCGGCGCAACCGTCGTGCCGCTGCTCGCCACCCAGATCCTGTGGATCAACCTGGTCACCGACTCCGGGCCCGCCCTCGCGATGGGCGTCGATCCAGAGATCGACGACGTGATGGCCCGCAAGCCGCGCGGCTTCAACGACCGCATCATCGACTCTCACATGTGGTCGCGCATCATCGGCATCGGGCTCGTGATGGGCATCGTCAACCTCGTCATCTACGACCTTTCGCTTCCCGGCGGGCTGATCGGCGGCCTCGAGCACCTCGCCCCGGCAGGGCAGGAGTTCGCGGTCGCCCGGACGACGGTGTTCACCGCGCTGGTGTTCATGCAGTTGTTCAACGCCATCAACAGCCGCGCCGACGTCACCAGCGCCTTCAGCCATCTGTTCACCAACAAGTGGCTGTGGCTGTCGTTCGCGGGGGTCATCGTCGGACAGGTGCTCGTCGTCGAGGTTCCTGCCCTGCAGCAGGCGTTCGGGACGGCGTCGCTCGACCTGCTGCACTGGGCGGTCGCGGTCGGCGCGGGCCTTGTGGTGCTCGGCTACGAGGAGGTCGTCAAGCTGGTCAGGAGGGCGTCGGCGCGACGCGCCTGACAGGGCCGTGGACGAAGTCGGACCCACCTGAGACGATGGAATCGTGCCCGGGGGTCGCCCGGGCGGGCGGGAGGAGGGGCCATGGCCAGCTGGGATGAGCTCAAGGCGTTCGTGCACCGCGAGTGGAACGCCACCGACCTCGACGACAACAACCTCCAGCTCGTGTTCGAGTTGCCCAGCCTGCGCTCGCAGGCCGTGGTGGTCGAACACGCCTCCAACGAGGAGGCCGACTGGGTGAAGTTCAAGTCGGCCATCGGCCAGCTCAGCGAGATCGACCTGTGGACGGCCGCCGAGGCGCTCAGCCGCAAGGTCGTCGGGGGCATCATCGTCGAGGAGGGCTACGTCGTGGTCGTCAGCGCCATGCCGCTCGCCAACGTCGACCGCACCGACATCATCGAGACGATGTTCAGGATCACGTCGATCGCCGACGAACTGGAGAACCAGTTCCTCGGCACCGACAGCATCTGAGCCTCAGAGGCTCTCGCCCGGCAGTTCCGCCCCGACCTGGCGGCGCAACTCGTCCATGGTCTCCATCACGGCGAGCGTCTCCGACCAGGGCAGCAGTTCCGACTCGGTGCGGCCCTCGGCGATCATCGTGGCAAAGTGCGCGGCCTCGTGGCAGAGGCCCAGGTGTCCAGCGATCGCGGGCGGTGCGGACTCCGCGACCGACCCGTCACGCGCGATGACGGCGACCTGCTGCGGCGCGTAGAACGCGCCCGGGATCTCGACCCTCGCCTCCGAGCCGGAGATCAGCGCCACGGTCGGAGTCTTGGCGGCAAGCGTCGTGTTGACCATGGCGTGCGCGTTCGGGGCGGACTCGTAGTCGCTCAGCAGCCCCGAGATCTGCCTGTCCACACCGGTGAAGGCCTTGGTTCCTGCTGCCTGGATGCGCCCGGGTCGGCCGAGCACGAAGTGGCTGAACGATACGGGGTAGACGCCAAGGTCGAGCATCGCGCCGCCCGCCTGCTCCGGGTCGAACAGGCGGAAGGTGGCGTCGTCGGCGAACCACTGGCCATGGTCGGCGAACACCGCCTCGAGTTCGCCGAGCATCCCCGACTCCAGCACCTGCCGCACGATGTCGGTCGAGGGCAGGAAGCGGGTCCACATCGCCTCCATGGCCGCGACCCCTGCGGCGCCGGCAGC is a genomic window containing:
- a CDS encoding MarR family winged helix-turn-helix transcriptional regulator — translated: MDRDVIEMTDRLRVVFADITRLASRGHLQRTLHGHDARLTPTDGWLLRHLAAEGPSRVSQLAHWQAVDRSTMTSQVARLERAGLVSRAADPQDGRVAIISVTRDGVHALESGLDAARALFGDVLSDWSPAERRVLVESLERLTLALEDRLDDDVSAGTAPSAGGSPA
- a CDS encoding cation-translocating P-type ATPase encodes the protein MAESASLAVTQADPTLIPAEQVALEAQVDPEIGLTAAEAAARLERYGPNQLTAGATEPAWKRMLKQFADPLVYLLLAAIAISLIAWAAEGAAGVPVDAIVIALIVIANAVIGFVQENKAEDAVAALADMTAAHSTVLRDGKLVDLESAGIVPGDILVLSEGDAVGADARLLTASSLRVQEASLTGESEAVTKDVAALTSQVQLGDRLNMVYKGTAVARGVGRAVVTGTGMDTEMGHIATLLDQTKGDKSPLELEIAKISKVLGLLVIVIAVVVMAAVALINGVRSVGDAVDILLMGVSLAVAAVPEGLPAILSLVLAIGVRMLAGRNAVMKDLHSVETLGAVSVICSDKTGTLTKNEMTLREIVTASGRVRLSGIGYEPTGEVRLVGRGEEVMAEVHRVIGAGVLANNAQLEHVGGQWQIQGDPTEAAFLVAERKIEGVGDLLAQYQRVGEAPFDSERKLMSVLGHNPELGMSHVFTKGAPDVLLERCVEEQVGGEAHALTDQRRAEISGQIVDLSEEGYRTLGVAWREAEDLDAEGGFDEESEHDLVWAGFVGIIDPPREEATAAIKDAHRAGIRTVMITGDHPVTAAKIASDLGIVEGDDHPRAVTGRELDALDDEGWRETVRTVSVYARVSPEHKLRIVDALQEQRQIVSMTGDGVNDAPALKSADIGIAMGITGTEVTKEAAEMILGDDNYSTIVAAVRQGRVIYDNIKKFIRYLLSSNMGEVATVFLGVVLGGVIGLADPGNPGATVVPLLATQILWINLVTDSGPALAMGVDPEIDDVMARKPRGFNDRIIDSHMWSRIIGIGLVMGIVNLVIYDLSLPGGLIGGLEHLAPAGQEFAVARTTVFTALVFMQLFNAINSRADVTSAFSHLFTNKWLWLSFAGVIVGQVLVVEVPALQQAFGTASLDLLHWAVAVGAGLVVLGYEEVVKLVRRASARRA
- a CDS encoding Gfo/Idh/MocA family protein gives rise to the protein MTNSLPAPRTPDPMAAPPLRWGVIGPGGIAGAFAEALHANTRGRVVAVGSRSSERAGAFAQRFGADRSYGSYAELAADDRVDAIYVATPHSEHLRGALLAIEAGKPVLVEKAFTRNAAEARELLDAAGAAGVAAMEAMWTRFLPSTDIVRQVLESGMLGELEAVFADHGQWFADDATFRLFDPEQAGGAMLDLGVYPVSFSHFVLGRPGRIQAAGTKAFTGVDRQISGLLSDYESAPNAHAMVNTTLAAKTPTVALISGSEARVEIPGAFYAPQQVAVIARDGSVAESAPPAIAGHLGLCHEAAHFATMIAEGRTESELLPWSETLAVMETMDELRRQVGAELPGESL